The nucleotide sequence ACTCCACCTTCACCAACCGGCCAGACCGGCCGGTCGAAGAAGCTGCCCTACTTTTCCTCTTCCAGCGTTGCTTCTTCAGATGCCGATTCAGCGTGCCGAGGCTCAAACCCCGACTGCGGCAAAACGCACTGCGTAGCATGCCGCTGCTCACAAACTCCGCCACCAACCGCTGAACTTCCGCTCGCGTACGTCGCTTGGGCGCTACAGACTTCCTTTCTACGGTCATCGAGCTACTTCAACATAGACACGACTCCCCGACCAGGTGTGTTGGTCAAACGCTTACCATGAAGCTTAGATTTTCTATCGTGGTCCTTGTTTTATTCGTCAGCGCACTTACCTGGTCGCAAGCCAGCGGTGCCCCTCGCTGGGGGCGCACGGCTGAAAGATAGCAGTCGCGCGCCCGGTATGGTCTTGCGAGGCGCTAGGCGGCGCTCGCCACCGCACTGCCCGTCAGCTCCTTCTTGCGCGGCCGCTTCGCGATCAGCGGAAACACCAGCGATACCGCCATGACCACCGCGATCACGTAGATCGAAGCATCGAATCGGCCTGTAGCCTGATGCAGACGCGCGATCATGATAGGCGACGGGATGGCCGCTGCCCCCCAGGCCAGGAGAATGATCCCGTAGATTCCGCCCATGTATTTCGGCCCAAAGAAATCAGCGGTGAACGACGGCATGGTGCCGAATCCGCCGCCGTAACACAGCCCGATGACGGCAAACGCCAGGCTGAACAGAGTCAGATTGTGGATCTTCGGCAGGGAGAAGAAGATCACCACCTGGATCAGGTAGAGCAGGAAGTAGACCCGCGCCCGTCCCAGGTGGTCGGAGACCCAGGCCCAGAAGACCCGCCCCAGGCCATTGAAGATGGAGATCAGACCCACCATGCTGGCGGCCGCGATGGCCGTCATACCCACCATCTGCTGCGCCCTCGGCGAGGCCTGGCTGATGACCATGATTCCGGCCGAGACGTTCAGGAACAGCAACAGCCACAGTAGCCAGAACTGCCCGGTTCCGATGGCCTCCTTCACGGAGTAGCTATAAGTCGTGGCAGCCTTGGCGACGGCGGAGGTCGGCGTCCAGCCCGCGGGTTTCCAGCCGTCGGGCGGGTTAGCATAAAACTGCGCCGCCGCTACCACCATGACCAGGTACACGACGCCCAGGGCCCAGAAGGTATAGGGCACACTGTGGGCAATGATCAGCCGCGCGGCAATGGGGCTCATCACCAGCGCGCCCGCTCCGTAGCCGCAGACCGCGACCCCGGTCATCAGCCCGCGGCGCTCCGGAAACCATTTCACCAGAGTAGCCACCGGGCAGATGTATCCCATGCCCATGCCCAGTCCGGTCAACACACCATAGGCCAGGTACAGGCCGTTCATGTTGTGGTCAGCAGTGAACACGCCGGCCAGCATGTACCCGACGCCGTAAACCAGCCCTGCCACGGAAGCCACTAGGCGAGGGCCTTTGCGGTCCTGCCACAAGCCGCCAATGATGGTGCCGACCCCAAGGAAAAAGATGGCCAGCGTAAAGTTCAACTGCACTTGGGTTTCCGACCAATGCTCGGTGCGCATCAGCGGAATCTTGAACACGCTCCATCCGTAAACAGCACCCAGACAGATCTGCATGATCACAGCTGCGACTGCAATACCCCACCGATTGGGCAGTCGTTCCGAAGCCATAGTTGTCATCTCCTTTTTGCGGCCAAGGTACATCCGCGAATTTGAGGATCTCTCGTAAGACATCCGGTTCGCGCCGGTTCAACCGCCACCGGGGGAAGCCGGTTCGGCCGCCAAACAGCCTGCTCTGACCACTTCCACGGTGGCGTTGTAGTCCGGCACACCGCTGGGATCCAGGCGCCCCGCGGGAATAATCACGTTGATCTCCGGCCAATGAGCCTGCAGACAGCCGGGCTTGATTCGGTCGATCTTCACCCGGCCATGGAAGTCGCCCAGTTCGTTGCGCAGGGTGATGGCGTCGCCGTTCTTCAAACCTAGCCGGACAGCGTCGTCCGCCGACATAATGATGTCGTCGCGCCGCGCCCCCGTAATGGGGTCGGTCTGATTGAGCAGGATGCTGTTGAACTGTTTTCCACGGCGCGTCGACAGCAGAAAGTGTCCTTCCGGCACTCGTTCTTCGCGTAAAGCGACTGCGGTGAAGTGGCCTTTGCCGTCCGAGGTCAGGAACCTGTCCGCCAACAGGCGCCGCCCTCCGTACTGGAAGTTGTCGCCTTTCTTGCGCATCTTGGCGATGCCGCGGTAGGTGGGGCACACCCGGTCGATCTCCTCGCGGATTTCCTGCGTGTCCTGCCAAGGGAAGAATTTGGGCCCGCGGATGGGATCGAATTTTCTGGCCACGAGGACCGGGATTTCCCACTCGTCTTTGGCTTCGCCCGGACGCGGCCCGGGGATTTCCGGACTGTAGATAATGCGCCGCTCTGTGCTGGTTTCAGTTCCGCCGCCGCGTTGCTCGTAGCGGGTGCGCGAAGGCAGCATGACCACAGTGTCAGCGGGGTCCACCAGCATGGTGGGGTTCGCCACAATGTCCTGATGGATGCGCAGCTTGATTCGTCCCAGGGCGCGCTCGACAAGGTCAGGTTCGGGCAAGGTCTGCTTGAAGTTGCCGCCGGTTTGCCAGAGCGCGTCAATCTCGCCGCGCTCGGCGGCCAACACCATGTGTGCGGCGCTCAGTCCCTTCCAGGAGGGCGGCTCGAAACCCCACAACTCCGGCAGCGCAAATTTCTTCGCGTTCTCCGGGTTGGCGGTGAAGCCCATGATGTAAGCGCTGGGCATCCCGCCCATTTCTGCTCCGCCCTGGACCCCGCTGTGGCCGCGGACGGGCATGAGTCCGGTATGAGGCCGTCCAACATTACCCCGCGCCAGTTGCAGGTTGACGATGGCGCGCACGTTGTCGCTGCCAAAGGCGTGCTGCGTAATACCCATGCTCCAGGTGACGATGGCGTGACGTGCCTTGCCGAAGGCCTCGGCGAAGCGAAACATGTCGCCGCGGGACAGACCCGAGCCGGTCTCCAGCGCCTCCCAGGTAAGGCTCCGGGCCTTGGCGTCCGTCTGCTCCCAGCCGACCGTGCGGGTACGGATGAATTCCCGGTCCACCCAGTCGTTTTCGATCAGGTGCTTGAGCACGCCATAGAAGAAGGGGATGTCACCACCGGCGTGAATCTGGAAGAAATCGTCGACGATCTTGGTGCCGAACAGGGCGCTCTCGACAACCGAGGGTACCCAGTAGCGTTCCAGGCCTGGCTCGAAATAGGGATTGACCAGGAAAACCCTGGTCCCTGCCTTCTTGGCATAATGCAGGTACTTGGTGGCGACCGGTTGATTATTGGCGATATTCGTGCCGACCAGAACTACAAGGTCGGCTCCCACCCAATCGGAATACGAGCAGGTGGTCGCGGCACAACCTACCGTGGAACTCAAGCCGGCGGTCGAGGGCGCGTGACAGATGCGGGCGCTGGTGTCCACGTGGTTGGTGCCAAGAAAACGCGCCACCTTCTGGTGAGCGTAGTACGCCTCGTTGGTCAGTCCACGGGAAGTCATGTACCAGGCAAGGCGCCTGGGGTCGATGTCGCGGAGTTTCCCGGCGATGAGAGAGGTGGCCTCGTTCCATGACAATTGTTGAAATCCCTTGTCCCCTTTGCGCCGAACCATCGGCACCGCCAGCCGGCCCATGCGGCGCAGCTGTTTTTCGCTCTTGTCGCGCAAGGCACCGACATCTTCCAGCAGACGCCAGTTCATGGCGGGCATGGTGTTCAGGCGCAGCAACTGCAAGCGGACATTGCACAGGTGGATGCCTTTCATGGTCCAATCGTGCAGGCCGGTGGTGCCCAGGGAGCAGCCGTCGCAGCAACCGTCGCGTAAGATGCGCCAGGCGTAACCCAGATTGTCCCGGTTCTCTACGATGCATTCGAGAATGTCCTCATAGGCGTTGGGATGTTGCTGGTTCACGCCGTAAGGCACCAGGCTCGCCCACTGCTTCGGATTCCAGCCTTGGGACTTGTCCTCCGCCTGACCATCGGATCCGATCTGCATCAGGTCGGGGTTGATTTCCATCATGATCTCCTCGGGCTAACCCGCCCATTCCGCTGCGGCGGTGCGTCCGGCTTCCCGGTTGAAGTCGGCGGAGGCCTCCTCCGCAGTGTCAAAGGTCTGAAAGACCGTGGCCAGTTTGGTGATCTGGAGCACATCTTTGACCCGCCCGGTCAGGCCGGCGAGCTTGATGCTGCCTCCCCTGTTGCGCGCCGAGGTGTACAGGCTGACCAGTTCACCCACACCAGTACTGTCGATGTAATGGACATCCGCCAGGTTCAGCACGATCTGGCGGGACTCGTGCAGCAGGTCTTTCACTTGGTGGCGCAGGAAAGCAGTCTCCTCCCCAAAAACGATCCTGCCCTTGCAATCCACGATCACCGCGTCGCCGAAGGTCCGACAACTGGTTTCCAACTGCATGGCAACAACCTCTTCTATGGCGGTCGTCGAGCAAACTCCAGGCCCTTCACAAATACTGTGGAAGGCTTCCATCGGGAGCAGGCGGCTGTACCGCGTGCCGGTGCGCCTTACCGAGAGGATTCGGCTCCGTCCTCCGAGCAATGCCTGCCTTCGTCACCCTGCTGCCTGCGAACCTTCACGACGCTTATTTTTGGATCGGCCCAACCGGCAGTACTTCCTTTCCATAGGAATCGTTGATGACGATGGCCGCCATCAGGTACCAGGCCGTAAAGGCACAGAAGATTCCCTCCCAGCCAGCGACATGCGTGATGGTCCCGCTGCCCGTCCACACGGCGACATCCAGGAGGATGAACAGAATCAGCAGGGTGGTGAAGACCCAGATCAAGGCCTTGCTGTGTTTCAGGCTCGCCACCCAGAGAACAAAGGTGAAGATCGTCCAAGCGATCAGGGTCGTCACCAGCCAGCCTTTGACCTTGTCCGGCGCAACCCACTTGTTCATCTCCATGAGGACCATGCTGGCGAGCGAAATCCAGAATGCCCCATAGGAACCAAAGGCCGTCATGCCGAAGGTATTGCCGGTGCGGAACTCCAGGAATCCGGCGATGAGCTGGGCCAGGCCGCCGTAGAAGAGGCCCAGAGGCAAAGCGGCCCCGATATCGATGAGCCCTGCGTTGTGGACATTGAGCACAAACGTGGTGAGCGCGAAGCCCCCCAAGCCGAGTGGACCCGGGTTGGCCAGCTTCGGCAGGCTCGCGTAGATCTGCTCCCGTGCTGCCATCTTGCGTCTCCATTCTGTTGCCCGCGGGTCAGCGCGGCGACTTCCATCCAACTGGTTTTCGTGGCGCGCCGCCTGGATGGGCAGTTGGGCGGATTTTGAATGAAAGCTTTCACGAATATCAGTGAAAGCTTTCACAATTGCAGGAAAAGTATTTGCATCGTGCCCCCCAATGCTTACCATCGTATGACGATATATCTTCTAAATCCGTGAAAGCTTTCACGGAATGTCCGGCAGGCTTTTCTTAAGCTCTATGGAGAAGAAAAAGGAGCGTGGGATGGAAAAGCCAGCAAGAGAGCCGCTCTTCACCACCAAGGAGCTGTTGGCGTTCGGTTTGATGGCCATCGTGTACAGTGCGATCCTTTTCTCGCTGGACCCCGAATGGGTCGCCTGGGCCGCTCCCCTGGCTTTTGGAGGCGCCCTGTACGCTCAGGACCCGCCGCCCGCTTCTGTCCACCTTGGTTCGCCTCAGCAGGTCTTTCAGGCGGCGTACTTGTACAGCATCCTCAGCCTGCTTGCCATAGGAGTTGTCACTTTCCTCAGGCACCGGCAGTCCTTCCGTTCCCTTTCCTGGCTGGAGGTCAAGAACAAGAGCATGGCAAGGCTACGAAGCTCCTTGAGGTCGATCTCGTTGCCCATGACCGGCCCTTGACTTGCCAAGCGTGCTAGCATCCTTCTTCGCAACGCTGATCATCCCGGACATCGAGGAAAACGTGTGTGGCAGCAGTTCATCACAGCCCTGGATCTGTTTCGAGGGGTCTCGCGTCGGGAAGCCCAAAAGATCTCCAGCCTCTGCACGGAGAAATGGTTTCCGCAGGGAACCAGGATTTTCTCGGAAGGAGATCCCAGCGAATCCCTCCATATCCTCAAGAAAGGCGTGGTGAAGCTGATCTCTTTGTCCGACAAAGGGAGGGAAACGATTCTGCACATCCTCGAACCGGAAGAAGTTTTCGGGGAGCTTCTGCTCTCCGAAGCGAAACGACCGTTTACTGCCATCGCGATTGAAGACGCGCTGGTCACCAGCATCTCCCGAGAGTCGTTCCTGAAGCTCCTCTCAGTGGCCCCTGCCGTCTCCCTCAACTTCATTCGACTGATCTCGAAGCGATTGGCCCGCGTAGAAACGGGAATGGCAGAATTCAGTCATACTTGGTCCTACCATCGGTTGGCCAGAGTTCTTCTCCAGTTAAGCGAGAAGTACGGAGAGGAAGTCCCCACCGGCACCCTGATCACGGTGCGTTTAACCCATGAAGATCTGGCCAACCTGATTGGGACAAGCCGGGAGACGGTGACCACTCAACTCAACAAATTCGCTCGCATGGGCTTTGTGAAGCGCCGCGCCCGGCGCCTCATCGTCGCCAAGTCCCGCCTGGCGAACTTCATTCGCTCGGAAGAGCTCCGACTAAAGAATCCGCCGATTGCGTAGCAATACAGCCTTCCCTGCAGAGGTCGCGCCGGCGCCGCGGCGCGTCGCGTGCCTTGCGCCTGGAGGTGATAACGGAATTTCGCAGAGAGCGCAGCTAACGCATCGTTCTGATTTCGTGGTCGATCCGCTCGACGAAGAGGTAAAGACCGAAGCAGCAGGCAAAGATCAGCGCGGAAATGATGGTTGCAGGCAATGCCGCGCTGTGCCGGCCGGCTAGATAAGTATCCAGCGTGGCGCTCAGCAGCCAGATTTGCACCATCAGCAGGACGACGATCAGCGACATCGCGCCAGTGATTGCGTTCAGGCCGCGACTCATCGGCGGCAGCTTGACGGGATCATAGGCCATCTTCACGACTCCTTGATGCCTACGGCAACGAGTTCGTTGCCGCGAGTGTCTATCACGATCCGTGGCAGCGGACGCGTTGGCGGGCCGGCCAGCACGCGTCCGTCCTCGACCGCAAAGAAGCCGTTGTGGCAAGGGCATTCGAGCTTGTTGCTCTTCCGTGAATAGTAAACCGCGCAGCTCAGATGCGTGCACTTCTGGCTGTAGGCGACGTAGGTGTCCGGCGCCGTGCGAACCATGATGCAGTGGTCTTCAGGCGTCGGATAGGTAAACAGCTTGACCTCGTCGACAGCCAGTTCATCCCTCCGCGCGATGACTTGCGGGCCCGGCGCCGCGGGCGCGCGGGTGAACCACGACTTGACTAGGATCCACACCTGACCGACCAACATCGCCAGGCTCGTCAGCACCAGAAATTTGGTGAATTGCCGGCGCGCGATGTAGCGCTCATCGGCCGTGTGGATGCTGAACTCGTCCTTCCACAGGGGCTGGCTGGCATCCGGTGGGCTCATGCGCTCTCCTTTCCTTCCCAGATGTAGTCGGCCACATCCAGGCTGACGGAATCGAACTTGGCCGGGACCATCATTGCGACCTTTGTCTTAATCGTCTGGTTGCCGAGCTGGAACATGTTGGTCGGTTTGGCGGGCCGCTTGGCCGCGTCTTCCGGCGTGATGTAGGCGAGCGCCTGACTGGGGCAGACGGTCGCGCACATGGGACGCTTACCCATCGAGGTGCGGTCGTAGCACATGTCGCACTTCATCATCTGCTGTTCGGCGTCCATCATCTTGGGGATCCCAAATGGGCACGCCAGGACGCAGTTGTTGCAGGCAATGCAGCGTGGCTTCAGCGAGGAGTGCACGATGCCGTCCTCGCCTTTCTTGATGGCGTCGGCGGGGCAGACCTGCGCGCATGTAGGCTCGTCGCAGTGCCAGCAGACATACGCGGCGGTGCTGATACTGCTGGGCCGGTCGATGAAGTCGAACTGGATCATCGACTTTCCGCGGTGCGTCTCGCATTCCTCGCAGGCTTGCAGGCAGGAACGGCAGCCGATGCAGCGCGACGGATCGACATAGAACTCGTAGCCGAACACTAGCCAGCCCCCGTGCCATTGCTATGAGCTTCGCGATCGTCGGGACCCGGATCGCGTATCGCTACCTTGCGAATGCGGCAGGCGGACACCTTGAACTCGGGGATCTTGCTGCGCGGGTCGAGCGTGCGGTGCGTCAGCCGGTTGGCGCTGCGTACGCCCGGCCAGTGGTATGGAATGAAGACGGTGTCGGGCCGGATGGTTCGCACCACCATCGCTGGCACGGTGATCTCGTCGCGGCGGGTCGTAACCGTCACATAATCGCCATCCTTGATGCCGCACCGCTCGGCCAGCCGCGGGTGGATCTCGACACGTGGTTCGGGGTACTGCTCCACCAATGCGCCGATGCGCCGGGTCTGTGTGCCGCTCAGATACTGGCTCACGACCCGCCCGGTGGTCAGATAGATCGGATAGTCCTGATCCACGGGATCGCCGCTCGGCCGCCAGGTCGTGATCTGGAAATGGGCCTTGCCGTCGCTGGTGTGGAACTTCTTGTCTTCGAACAGACGCGGCGTTCCGGGATGATCCAGCGTGGGGCAGGGCCAGAACACGCCTTTTTGCGCATCCACTTTTTCGTACGTGATACCGTAATAATCGGCCACGCCGCCCTTCGACGCGATGCGCAGCTCTTCCAGGATCTCGCGCGGTGTGCGGAACGGAAACTTGTCACCGCGTCCAAGGCGGTGGGCCAGGTCCACAATGATTTCGGAATCGCGTCGCGCCTGTCCCGGAGGCGTGACGCTGGGGACCCAGTGGATGACACGGCCCTCCGCGCTACAGCCCAGCCCTTCTTCCTCCTCTTGCAGGCTGCCCGGCAACACCACGTCCGCGTAGCCCGCGGTTTCGCTCATGAAGAAATCGATGATGCCGAAGAATTCCAGCTTGGTTAGCGCTTCGCGCGTGAAATTGGAATCCGGCAGCGAGACCAGCGGATTGAAGCACAGCGAGAACAGCGCCTTGATCGTGCCGTCGTGGATGGCGTTCATGATTTCCTGCGCGGATAAGCCCGGCTGCGGCAGCTCGCTCTCCGCAATGCCCCACACTTCTGCGATGTATTGGCGCGCGGCGGGATCGGTGAGGGAACGCTGACCGGGAAGCTGGTCGCACTTCTGCCCGTGCTCGCGGCCGCCCTGCCCGTTGCCCTGGCCGGTGATCATGGTCGGCCCGCAGCCTTCGCGGCCGATCTTGCCCAGCGCAAGCATGAGGTTGATTACGCCGAGGCAGTTCTCGACGCCCTTCGAATGGTGCTCCAGCCCGCGCGCATGCAGGGCGATGGCGCGGTCGCACTTCGCCATCCAGTGAGCCGCTTTCTCGATGGCGTCGGGCGGGACACCACTCATTTCGGCCGCGGTGCCCGGGTCGTACGCCTGCACCGACGTCACCACGTCATTCCAACCGGTCGTGTACTCCTCGATGAAGTCGCGGTCTTCCAGCTTGTCGCGCACGATAACGTGCAGCATTCCGAGCAGCAGCGCCAGGTCGGTACCGGGCCGCACCGGCAAGTAGAGGTCGGCATTGCGGGTGATCGGGGTCATGCGCGGGTCGGCGACGATGAGCCGCCCGCCGTTGTCGCGGCAGCGCCAGATGTAATCGGTGGTGATCGGCGCGCAGTCGCCGATGTTGGCGCCGATGACGAACAGCACATTCGCCCTGGGTATGTCATCCCATGGGATGGTGCTGCGGTCCACGCCAAACGCCAGCTTGTACGCGGTCCCGGCCGAGACCATGCACAACCTGCCGTTGTAATCGATATGTCGTGTTCCGACCGCGAGCCGCGCGAACTTGCCGAGCAGGTACGACTTCTCGGTCGAGAGCGATGCTCCGCCGTAGACGGCGACCGCGTCCTTGCCATGCTGAGCTTGGATGTCACGGATGCGTTTGACCGTGAAGGCGAGCGCCTCGTCCCAAGTCGCGGGATGGAATCCCTGGTCGGTTCTCATCAGCGGCTGTAACAGCCGGTCGGGATGCGACGACTGCATGTAACGCTTTACGCCCTTCGGGCAAAGCATCCCTTTGTTGAACGGAAAATCTTCCCAGGGCTCGAAACCGATGATCGTGTTCTCGCGGACCTTGAGCTGGATGCCGCACTGCTGCCCGCAGAAGCAGCAGTGTGTCTTCACCAGCTTGTCCGCGGGATGGGTGGATTCGTCACGCCAGCCGCCCGGCGGAGTAAAGTTCAAATGCGGGCCGAACTGCTTAATGAGGACGTCGGGCGAGAGAGGCGGTTTAGCCACGAGCTTCCTCCTGGAGCCGTATTTGCGCCGACGAGAGCGCCTTCCGTTTGCAGGCCGGGCACAGCTCCTGCCAATTGCCGGCCGGGCCCTCAATCGTGTAATCGAAGCCGAGCTGGGGAAGCACCTGCTTGAGATCGTCGATATGCATGCGCGACGCGAAACGCTCACCGCAGCGGGCGCACTTCGCGCCTTCCCCTTGTTCACCCGCCTGCTGGTACAGTTTCACGCCGAGCTGCGCAGGCCGCTGGAAGATATGGAAGAACTTGCCGAACGGCAGGTAGAGCAGGCCGGCGATCACGGTGATGGCGTGCAGGATCGCGAGGAAACTGTAGGAGGCTCCGCCCAGCCAGATCTGCGAGACCGTCAGCGCCAGCCCGGTAACGGAGATTGCAAACAGCAGGATGAGAGGAAAAAAATCCATCATCACCGTCTGCACGGCTTGGGCACCTTCGTCGCGAAGTCGCCGCCAGAGCGAGAGCGCGATGCCCGCCAGCACCAGCAACGCCGCAATGTCGAGGCCGTGGTACATGATTTCCGCGGCGGCCGAGTGCACCGGCAGGCGTCCAACGTCGAAGCCGAAGACGTGAACGACGTAGGTCATCTGGTCGTTAAGCGGCGTGGTGAAGTGGATCCAGCCGAACACCAGCGGGAAGGTGATAAGGACCGCAAGCATGCATCCCCAGAAGATGAACTGGTGCATGCACCAGCGCAGCCGCGATCGCCTCTGAATGAACGCTTGCGCCAGGATGTGCGTTCCCGCGGTGCCGAGCACGCGCGCCAGGCTGCGTATCGGCCCCTCTTTCCAGAACAGTTGCCAGCCGCGCCGCCAGTAAATTTTGGTCGGGGGCTTCTGGATCCAGACGTGGTAGTGGTAGGTCACGCCCCAGGCCGCAAAGATCACGGCGAAGGTGTACACAACCAGCGCTGGATCGAAGTTAGCCAGGTTACGTGAGCCGACCACGATGGCAGCCACCAGCAGCGCAGTCCAGGTGGTAGCCCACGCGCCGGCACGGATGGAATCGGTCGTACGGCGCAGGTCTGCGGGAAGCACCGCCTCCAGCGACTCCTGCCTCGGCACGAAGACGATTCGGTTGATCCACCACATCAGCAGCGCGGTGGTTGAGAGCAGGACGAACCCCGGCCAGATCGCGCCGACGCGATCGCGGAACACGCCGAGCAGCAGCGGCGGAAAGAATCCGCCCATGCCGCCCATCGCTCCCACCAGGCCGGTGACGGTGGCGCGCTCGGTCGGGAAGTAACGCGGCACCAGTTGGAAAACGGCGCCGTTGCCCATACCCAGCAGGGCGGCGCATCCTAAAGCGCCGACGGTGAAGGGCACAATGGACTTCCATCCCAGTAGAAGAGCGAACAGGGCAATGGCGAAAAATACGCCGCTCAGCACGCGTGCGCCGCCGATCTTGTCGGAGAGCCAGCCGCCGATCGGGCGCATCAGTGTCGCCAGCACGACGAAGCCCGCTGTGCGAAAGCCGGCGTCGGCCGGCTTGAGACCGTAATCGTCCTTGAGCAGAGTCGGCAGATAGATGGAAAACGCGACGAACCCGCCGAAGGTCAGGAAGTAGAACGCCGCCAGCGCCCAGGAGAGCCGTTCGCGGGCAAGTACGCGCAGCATGTCCCCGACAGATTTCGGGTGAACGGTGACCGGTGCGTTACGCGCGAATATAAAGAAGATGATTGCCCAGACCGCACAGAGAGTCGCCATCCCGCGATACACACTGGCGAAACCGAATCTAAGAGCGACAACCGGGCCGAGAAATACCGCCGCCGACTGCCCTATGTTTCCCAGCCCGTACACGCCCAGCGCGCTGCCCTGGCGCTCCATCGTGTACCAGCGCGAGACGTAACCCACGCCGATCGCGAACGACGATCCCGCCATCCCCAGGAAGAACGCCACTGCCAGGAGTTGGTGCAGTCCGCTCGCTTTCGGTACCGCTAGCAGTGGGAGAACCACGAAGGCAATCAGCAGAGCGAACGTAATCCGGCCGCCGAAGCGGTCGGTGAGCATGCCCATGGGAATGCGCGCTAGGGATCCCAACAGCACCGGTACCGCCACCAGCAGCGCCGTCTGCGAGGCGGTCAGGTGCAATTGCTGCCGGAACATCGGCGCGAAGGCGGCGATCAGTCCCCACGCCGCGAAGCAGATCGCGAACGAGATGGTGCCCAGGGCGAGATGCCGCGCGCCCGATGCTTGCGTGGTCATACGAGCTTCAGGGGGTGTTTCCAGCGCAGCCAAACCATGATTGTATCCGAGACTCCAGAGCTCTAGTCACCCTCACCATTATATCGCTAGACGATGTAATCAGCCGCAAACCACCGGCGGCTTGGGCGAACCAAGCTCCTTCGGAGATTCACCGCAAACTAACGTCACTGCCGTGACAACGTGAGCGGGTAAGTAACTGAAACTGGGGGCATGAGTGCTGTTCCAAAACCATCGCCAGCAGGCCCTTTGACGGTAACGGCGGGCCATCGAAAAATGCGTGCCATCGCTCGATGCTGCTTGCGCCTGCCGGAATCGAATTTGATCGTCCAATCCGCGCTACAGAGCACTCCACTCGCCCCCCTCCAAGAACCGGTCAGCTTCGGACGGTCCCCACGTTCCTGCGGCATAATTCGGAAATTGCGCGGAAGAACCGCTTTCCCAGGCCCGCAGGATGGGGGTGACCAACGACCATGCCGCTTCCACCGCGTCGCTGCGCGCGAACAAGGTTGGATCCCCCAACCTGCAGTCCAACAGCAAGCGTTCGTAGGCCGGCGCCGCCGCAACGCCGAATAAGGTCGCGTAGCGGAAGTCCATGCTAACGGGGCACACGTGCACTGCCGGGCCGGGCACCTTGGCGCCAAATTTCAGCGATATGCCTTCGTCCGGTTGGATGCGCACTACCAAGAGGTTGGGCTCGATTCCATCGGGAGAGCAGCGTTCAAACAATCGCAGCGGCGCCTGCTTGAACTGGATCGCGATCTCCGTGGTCCGCTTCGGCATGCGCTTTCCCGCCCGCAAATAGAACGGCACTCCGGCCC is from Terriglobia bacterium and encodes:
- a CDS encoding MFS transporter, which encodes MTTQASGARHLALGTISFAICFAAWGLIAAFAPMFRQQLHLTASQTALLVAVPVLLGSLARIPMGMLTDRFGGRITFALLIAFVVLPLLAVPKASGLHQLLAVAFFLGMAGSSFAIGVGYVSRWYTMERQGSALGVYGLGNIGQSAAVFLGPVVALRFGFASVYRGMATLCAVWAIIFFIFARNAPVTVHPKSVGDMLRVLARERLSWALAAFYFLTFGGFVAFSIYLPTLLKDDYGLKPADAGFRTAGFVVLATLMRPIGGWLSDKIGGARVLSGVFFAIALFALLLGWKSIVPFTVGALGCAALLGMGNGAVFQLVPRYFPTERATVTGLVGAMGGMGGFFPPLLLGVFRDRVGAIWPGFVLLSTTALLMWWINRIVFVPRQESLEAVLPADLRRTTDSIRAGAWATTWTALLVAAIVVGSRNLANFDPALVVYTFAVIFAAWGVTYHYHVWIQKPPTKIYWRRGWQLFWKEGPIRSLARVLGTAGTHILAQAFIQRRSRLRWCMHQFIFWGCMLAVLITFPLVFGWIHFTTPLNDQMTYVVHVFGFDVGRLPVHSAAAEIMYHGLDIAALLVLAGIALSLWRRLRDEGAQAVQTVMMDFFPLILLFAISVTGLALTVSQIWLGGASYSFLAILHAITVIAGLLYLPFGKFFHIFQRPAQLGVKLYQQAGEQGEGAKCARCGERFASRMHIDDLKQVLPQLGFDYTIEGPAGNWQELCPACKRKALSSAQIRLQEEARG
- a CDS encoding molybdopterin oxidoreductase family protein → MAKPPLSPDVLIKQFGPHLNFTPPGGWRDESTHPADKLVKTHCCFCGQQCGIQLKVRENTIIGFEPWEDFPFNKGMLCPKGVKRYMQSSHPDRLLQPLMRTDQGFHPATWDEALAFTVKRIRDIQAQHGKDAVAVYGGASLSTEKSYLLGKFARLAVGTRHIDYNGRLCMVSAGTAYKLAFGVDRSTIPWDDIPRANVLFVIGANIGDCAPITTDYIWRCRDNGGRLIVADPRMTPITRNADLYLPVRPGTDLALLLGMLHVIVRDKLEDRDFIEEYTTGWNDVVTSVQAYDPGTAAEMSGVPPDAIEKAAHWMAKCDRAIALHARGLEHHSKGVENCLGVINLMLALGKIGREGCGPTMITGQGNGQGGREHGQKCDQLPGQRSLTDPAARQYIAEVWGIAESELPQPGLSAQEIMNAIHDGTIKALFSLCFNPLVSLPDSNFTREALTKLEFFGIIDFFMSETAGYADVVLPGSLQEEEEGLGCSAEGRVIHWVPSVTPPGQARRDSEIIVDLAHRLGRGDKFPFRTPREILEELRIASKGGVADYYGITYEKVDAQKGVFWPCPTLDHPGTPRLFEDKKFHTSDGKAHFQITTWRPSGDPVDQDYPIYLTTGRVVSQYLSGTQTRRIGALVEQYPEPRVEIHPRLAERCGIKDGDYVTVTTRRDEITVPAMVVRTIRPDTVFIPYHWPGVRSANRLTHRTLDPRSKIPEFKVSACRIRKVAIRDPGPDDREAHSNGTGAG